A region of the Chryseobacterium cucumeris genome:
AAAAATACCTCTGCCAAAGATCCCAGTAATTATATTGTAATGAAATATACACCTGAATAAAAGCTGGATAACTTTCAAAATCATGATACAGAAACCTGGTACTGCATAGTTAAATATGATAAAGGAATCAGGGGATTTATTAAATTTAACAGAGAAAAGGGATACAGTTTAATTTATAACGTATCATTAATTTTTTAAGTTAAATTGAAACATGAAAACGGAAAATTTTGAAACAGTATGTGAAGACGGTGTAAAGCTTAAAGGCATTCTTCTTATTCCGGAGCATCCGAAGGCAGTGATCCAGTTTAACTGCGGCACCGCAACTAGAAAAGAATTTTATCTGTCTTTCCTCACCTATCTTGCTGAACATGATTTTCTGTGCTGTCTTTGGGACTACAGAGGAAGCGGAGATTCTTCTTCCTGCAATCTGAGATCCTGCGAGTTTACTTTTTCAGATTATGGAGTAAAAGATATGCCCGCCATCAAAAATTTTCTGAATAACAGATTTCCTGATCTTCCGTTTATGATTGTTGGGCACAGTGCCGGCGGACAGCAAATAGGATTTATGAAAAACCTGGAGAATGTAAAAGGAATGGTCAATTTTGCGGTATCAGCAGGTTATTACAGGAATATGCCGCCTTATTACAGGATGAAGGCTTATTTCTATTTTTACATTTTTGCGCCGATAAGTGTTTTCATGACTGGCTATGTGAAAGCCAAAACCTTTGGATTAATGGAAAACCTACCCAGGAATGTAGTGTTTGAATGGCGTACCTGGCTTGAAAAGAAAGATTATTTTTTCGATGCTCAATTTTATGGTACAAGTGTACCTGTAGGGCATTTCAAGAATTATACATTCCCCATTCATTTATTCTGGACTACCGATGATACTATTTCAAGCCAGAAAAACACAGAAACGTACTGGCAGCATATTGACAGTAAAAAAGAGATCACCTTCACAAAATTAGTTCCTTCGGAATTAGGATTGAAAAAAATTGATCATTTCGGTTTTTTCAAAAAAAATATGAAAGACAGGCTTTGGGCTAATGTGGTAGAAAAGTTAAACGGTTTTCTTTAAACCATTTAACCCTGATCATTTTTTAAAGTCTTTACAAATTTCTCAAACTGTCGATCTGTATTTCGTAAGACCGGTCCGTGGCCAAAGCAGATAGTAGCCGGATTCAATTCTGCCAGTTTCTGAAGCGATTTGATATTGCGCTGCTGATCTGTGGTGAACATATTGGGAGGAAGCCGAAGTCCCGGCACTGTCGTAAGCAGGTTCATATTGGTAGCGGCATCCCCAATGATCAGTAATCCATCCTGCTCACGGAACAAGGAAATATGACCTCCCGCATGTCCTGGGGTTTCTATTACCTGAAAATTTCCGATTTTATCGTTTTCAACGATGGTCTGCCCTACTTTATGTCCCTGACCTGCCCAGTATTTTTGCTGAAGCTTTGCCAGCCAATGCTGCGGAGCCGGATAGTCGTTGGTTACGAGACCTGTTTCAGTCCTGAAAACTTCATTGGGATGGCAGAGCAGGGGTATATTGAACTCTGCACATATATGATCACTGCAGCCCTGGTGGTCTGCATGGGCATGGGTTAGTACATGTTGATGGACGGGGAATTTCTGCAGGACTTTCTTTATGGTTGTGTACGAACTTCGTATTCCCGAGTCTACCAGAACACCTTCAATAATATAGCAATTGATACTGTTTCGCGGCATGAGTGGAATATGGAATACTTCAGGAGCAATTTGACGTAGCATAATTTTTTTCTGCAAATCTACATTGCCGATCAGTATGGTATAAGGACATTTGTCCTATAATATGCCGGGTCTGTGGATTTGTCCCTTCGCCCTGGTAAGCGATCGCTGTGTGATTCCAAGATATGAAGCCAGATCCTGTGTCGATATCCGTTTTACGAGCATCGGTTCATCAAATAAGACATGACGGTATTTGTCTACAGCGGATTTATTATTGTAATTCAGAAGATAACGTTCCTTTTGAATATACTCCTGTTCAATCACCGATTTTATAACTCCGTTCAGAGCAGCCACCTTTTCCAGCAGCTGCTGATAGTCTGGATAACTTATTCTATAGATTATGCTGTCTTCTAAAGCCCTGAAGCTTTTTCCGGATTTCTCCTGCGCTATAAACCCGGGAAATGAGGTGACAAATTCATTTTCAAACTTGAAGCAGGTTATATTTTCCTTACCTTCTTGATCGGTAGCATATGCTTTTACAGCGCCACTGGCAATAAATCCGATATAACGGCAGATTTCATCTTCATGAATAAAAAAATCACCTTTTTTTAAGTGAACCGGTTTGAAGAACTGTGAAGAAAAGTTGACTTCATCGGGTGATAACCCTCCTGTTGAGGACAGATAATTTTCAAATATATTAGTCATCCTGCAGTCTGTTTAGTCTTTATTTTCCTGCAAATCACACATCAGATCCGGTAATTTTGAAGGAATTAATTATAAAAATAAGGTTCGGTTAATTATCATTTTTAAATATTAAGAACCCTTAAATACATACTCATCATACACCGTATTGATCAGCTCATCAGGATTGATATTCCGTGAAAAAATAGGATAATGAAAGCGATCCAGTTTATTAAGAATACGGATCAGTTCCATCTTCTCGTAATGGTTGAGATTTCCGGCAACGATATTGGTAGCCTGCCTGATCTTTTCCATCTGGTTTTCCAGAACCTGTAATCCTCTTTCGGTAATACGGATTAATTTACTGCGTTTATCTAAATCAGAATCTGTCTGTTCTATAAGT
Encoded here:
- a CDS encoding alpha/beta fold hydrolase gives rise to the protein MKTENFETVCEDGVKLKGILLIPEHPKAVIQFNCGTATRKEFYLSFLTYLAEHDFLCCLWDYRGSGDSSSCNLRSCEFTFSDYGVKDMPAIKNFLNNRFPDLPFMIVGHSAGGQQIGFMKNLENVKGMVNFAVSAGYYRNMPPYYRMKAYFYFYIFAPISVFMTGYVKAKTFGLMENLPRNVVFEWRTWLEKKDYFFDAQFYGTSVPVGHFKNYTFPIHLFWTTDDTISSQKNTETYWQHIDSKKEITFTKLVPSELGLKKIDHFGFFKKNMKDRLWANVVEKLNGFL
- a CDS encoding MBL fold metallo-hydrolase; this translates as MLRQIAPEVFHIPLMPRNSINCYIIEGVLVDSGIRSSYTTIKKVLQKFPVHQHVLTHAHADHQGCSDHICAEFNIPLLCHPNEVFRTETGLVTNDYPAPQHWLAKLQQKYWAGQGHKVGQTIVENDKIGNFQVIETPGHAGGHISLFREQDGLLIIGDAATNMNLLTTVPGLRLPPNMFTTDQQRNIKSLQKLAELNPATICFGHGPVLRNTDRQFEKFVKTLKNDQG
- a CDS encoding Crp/Fnr family transcriptional regulator; amino-acid sequence: MTNIFENYLSSTGGLSPDEVNFSSQFFKPVHLKKGDFFIHEDEICRYIGFIASGAVKAYATDQEGKENITCFKFENEFVTSFPGFIAQEKSGKSFRALEDSIIYRISYPDYQQLLEKVAALNGVIKSVIEQEYIQKERYLLNYNNKSAVDKYRHVLFDEPMLVKRISTQDLASYLGITQRSLTRAKGQIHRPGIL